A window of Mycolicibacterium fluoranthenivorans contains these coding sequences:
- a CDS encoding TetR/AcrR family transcriptional regulator, with protein sequence MPLTRAGRPRLQTQRRPGMTARDEILDAASELFTTTGYAGTSTRSIAESVGIRQASLYHYFKTKDDILCALLSQTVTPTLSFIPTLLGATPALTAAEHLHALAAFDGDQLLSGSWNLGALYLLPELRDARLEPFWSDRERLRLHYLALSRAVLDRTGVHPAAADLPFRLVESLVNMWSVPHGPERSELPVHVADACLRVLGDATAPELRDRSRQLIERHAQS encoded by the coding sequence ATGCCGCTCACCCGCGCAGGCCGGCCCCGACTGCAGACGCAGCGGCGCCCCGGTATGACGGCCCGCGACGAAATCCTGGATGCGGCAAGCGAACTGTTCACCACAACGGGCTACGCGGGCACATCCACACGCAGTATCGCCGAGTCGGTCGGCATCCGGCAGGCCTCGCTGTATCACTATTTCAAGACCAAGGACGACATCCTGTGTGCTCTGCTGAGCCAGACCGTCACACCGACACTGTCGTTCATCCCGACCCTGCTGGGCGCCACTCCCGCGTTGACCGCAGCCGAGCACCTGCACGCGCTCGCGGCATTCGACGGCGATCAACTACTCAGTGGGAGTTGGAATCTGGGCGCGCTGTACCTGCTTCCCGAATTGCGTGATGCTCGCCTGGAGCCGTTCTGGTCGGACCGGGAACGCCTCCGGCTGCACTACCTGGCACTGAGCCGGGCCGTGTTGGACCGCACCGGGGTCCACCCCGCCGCCGCCGATCTGCCGTTCCGGCTGGTCGAGTCACTGGTCAACATGTGGTCGGTGCCGCACGGCCCGGAGCGCTCCGAGCTGCCGGTACACGTGGCCGACGCATGCCTGCGGGTGCTCGGCGATGCGACGGCACCCGAGCTACGGGACCGCAGCCGGCAGCTGATCGAACGCCACGCTCAGAGCTGA
- a CDS encoding DUF3349 domain-containing protein produces MTTSTSLVARILDWLRAGYPEGVPGADRVPLLALLRNTPLTEDQVKEVVAHITATDSSALTDGEIDKDEIEAFIAEVTHHDAGPENVRRVAAKLAAAGWPLSGVEGLEETEN; encoded by the coding sequence GTGACCACCTCGACTTCGCTCGTCGCCCGAATTCTGGACTGGCTGCGCGCCGGTTACCCCGAGGGCGTACCCGGTGCCGACCGGGTGCCGCTGCTGGCGCTGCTGCGTAACACTCCACTGACCGAGGATCAGGTCAAGGAGGTGGTGGCCCACATCACCGCCACCGATTCGTCCGCGCTGACCGACGGCGAGATCGACAAGGACGAGATCGAGGCGTTCATCGCCGAGGTCACCCATCACGACGCGGGCCCGGAGAACGTGCGCCGGGTGGCGGCCAAGCTCGCCGCGGCCGGCTGGCCGTTGTCGGGAGTCGAGGGGCTCGAGGAGACCGAGAACTAA
- a CDS encoding YciI family protein encodes MSGLFHVLNLTYLQPDDVVDATRPAHLAWLTEEVAAGRILLAGRTQTRGAVLITGDMSAEEADALAAADPYTQAGVARYERVSVNAGFRAPGL; translated from the coding sequence GTGTCCGGACTTTTTCATGTGCTCAACCTGACCTACCTGCAGCCCGACGACGTCGTCGATGCGACCAGGCCGGCTCACCTGGCCTGGCTGACCGAGGAGGTGGCCGCGGGCCGCATCCTGCTCGCCGGACGCACGCAGACCCGGGGTGCGGTGCTCATCACCGGCGATATGTCCGCCGAAGAGGCCGACGCCCTCGCCGCCGCCGACCCGTACACCCAGGCCGGTGTGGCACGGTATGAGCGGGTCAGTGTCAACGCCGGATTCCGGGCGCCGGGGCTATAA
- a CDS encoding cytochrome P450, giving the protein MTGITAALPPGPPLPRAVQAALLARYWPRFVAACHRRYGAAFTLRVSSLGTIVYLADSADMKAVFAGSPHIFHAGEANSMLSGLLGDSSVLVIDDEVHADRRRLMMAPFTRAAVDRQAAAMAEIAAEAITGWPVGRSFAVAPRMSAITLEVILRTVIGASDPARLAQLRTVLPRLLNLNTVESLSIADSRLLQRRPWRGVRDRIAAADRLLYAEIAERRADPALADRTDALAMLIRAAGEDGRAMTDRELRDQLMTLLLAGHDTTATALSWALERLTRHPEILAKATNAAETGDDDYLDAVAKETLRIRPVVFDVGRVLTEPVDIAGYRLPAGVMVAPGIGLAHADAARYPDPGRFDPDRMVGTTPGPTDWLPFGGGNRRCLGATFALTEMRVVLREVLRRVDWETTDEPGERQRVKHVVLTPHRGGRVTARAIDS; this is encoded by the coding sequence GTGACCGGCATCACCGCCGCCCTGCCGCCCGGGCCTCCTCTTCCCCGGGCGGTCCAGGCGGCCCTGTTGGCGCGGTACTGGCCACGGTTCGTGGCGGCATGTCACCGGCGCTACGGTGCCGCGTTCACGCTGCGGGTGTCCTCACTGGGCACGATCGTGTACCTGGCCGACTCCGCCGACATGAAGGCGGTGTTCGCCGGCAGCCCGCACATTTTCCATGCGGGCGAAGCGAATTCGATGCTCAGCGGGCTCCTCGGTGACAGCTCCGTGCTCGTCATCGACGACGAGGTACACGCCGACCGGCGCCGCCTGATGATGGCCCCGTTCACCCGCGCGGCCGTCGACCGCCAGGCCGCCGCGATGGCCGAGATCGCCGCCGAAGCCATCACCGGGTGGCCGGTGGGACGGAGTTTCGCGGTGGCGCCGCGGATGTCGGCGATCACCCTCGAGGTCATCCTGCGTACGGTGATCGGCGCCAGTGACCCGGCCCGGCTCGCCCAGCTGCGCACGGTGCTGCCGCGCCTGCTGAACCTCAACACCGTCGAGAGCCTGTCGATCGCCGACAGCCGTCTGCTGCAGCGCAGGCCGTGGCGCGGTGTGCGGGACCGGATCGCCGCGGCCGACCGGCTGCTCTACGCCGAGATCGCCGAGCGGCGCGCCGATCCGGCGCTGGCCGACCGTACCGACGCGCTCGCGATGCTGATCCGCGCGGCCGGCGAGGACGGTCGTGCGATGACCGACCGTGAACTGCGCGACCAGCTGATGACCTTGCTCCTGGCCGGCCACGATACGACCGCCACTGCACTCTCGTGGGCGTTGGAGCGGCTCACCCGCCACCCCGAGATCCTGGCCAAGGCCACCAACGCCGCCGAGACCGGCGACGACGACTATCTGGATGCGGTGGCCAAGGAAACGCTGCGCATCCGGCCGGTCGTCTTCGACGTCGGCCGGGTGCTCACCGAACCGGTCGATATCGCCGGCTACCGCCTGCCCGCGGGTGTCATGGTGGCGCCCGGTATCGGGCTGGCGCACGCGGACGCGGCGCGCTATCCGGACCCCGGCCGTTTCGACCCGGATCGGATGGTCGGTACCACGCCTGGTCCCACCGACTGGCTGCCGTTCGGCGGCGGTAACCGGCGCTGCCTCGGTGCCACGTTCGCCCTGACGGAGATGCGCGTCGTGCTCCGCGAGGTGCTACGGCGCGTCGACTGGGAAACCACCGACGAGCCGGGCGAACGCCAACGCGTCAAGCACGTCGTGCTGACCCCGCACCGCGGGGGCCGGGTCACGGCCCGCGCGATTGACTCTTAG
- a CDS encoding ATP-binding protein yields MNWRSWSTRLLAMIVRPTARPVGWGIVVAAAFIVTETLLVLALKKVAPDDAFGAVFLLGVLVVSAGWGFGLALATSVASALVYVYFHLDGRDTLAPAVGVFLTLALVTNVLVGQARLRTAEAEQRRREASALADQQAALRRVATLVARGAASSDVYDVAVSELAHSLGAEHVTLLRYESDEHAVVLAASDSGILAVGQRFSTQGDNVSARIRSAGAAARIDDYSTATGEVATALSNHGMRSGSGAPVIVDGEIRGALIVAWPAAHAIPEHTEAHIRDFADLVSTSIANAETRAELTASRARIVAAADQARRGFERDLHDGAQQRIVALSLQLRAIEAGADGAMRAQLTASIEGLAGLYADLQELSRGLHPAILSKGGLAPAIKTLARRSPVPVELDLRVTGRLPESVEVAAYYVVAESLTNAAKYANAEAVTVCVVADDTTLRLSVSDDGAGGAVAGAGSGLVGLRDRVEALSGEFGVVSPVGTGTTVTARIPLSA; encoded by the coding sequence GTGAACTGGCGTTCGTGGTCAACTCGGCTCCTGGCGATGATCGTGCGGCCGACCGCCCGGCCCGTGGGCTGGGGCATCGTCGTCGCGGCCGCCTTCATCGTGACCGAGACGCTGCTGGTGCTGGCGCTCAAGAAGGTGGCACCCGACGACGCGTTCGGCGCGGTGTTCCTGCTCGGGGTGCTGGTGGTGTCGGCCGGGTGGGGGTTCGGGCTGGCGCTGGCAACGTCGGTGGCCAGCGCACTGGTCTACGTCTACTTCCATCTGGACGGCCGCGACACCCTGGCCCCAGCGGTCGGCGTGTTCCTCACCCTTGCCCTGGTGACCAATGTGCTCGTCGGACAGGCGCGCCTGCGTACCGCGGAGGCCGAACAACGCCGCCGTGAGGCCTCCGCGCTGGCCGATCAGCAGGCCGCGCTGCGTCGGGTGGCAACGCTGGTGGCCCGCGGCGCGGCCTCCTCGGATGTGTACGACGTCGCCGTCTCCGAGTTGGCGCACAGTCTCGGGGCCGAGCACGTCACGCTGCTGCGTTACGAATCCGACGAACACGCGGTGGTGCTCGCTGCCAGCGATTCGGGGATTCTCGCTGTCGGACAACGGTTCTCGACCCAGGGTGACAATGTCAGTGCCCGGATCCGCAGTGCCGGGGCGGCGGCCCGTATCGACGACTACAGCACGGCGACCGGCGAGGTGGCCACCGCACTCAGCAACCACGGGATGCGTTCGGGCTCCGGGGCGCCGGTGATCGTGGACGGCGAGATCCGGGGCGCGCTCATCGTCGCCTGGCCGGCAGCACACGCGATCCCCGAGCACACCGAAGCGCATATTCGCGATTTCGCCGACCTGGTGTCCACCTCGATCGCCAATGCCGAGACCCGCGCCGAGCTCACCGCGTCGCGGGCCCGCATCGTGGCGGCCGCCGACCAGGCCCGGCGCGGATTCGAGCGGGACCTGCACGACGGCGCACAGCAACGGATCGTCGCGCTGAGCCTGCAGCTGCGCGCCATCGAAGCCGGCGCCGACGGCGCCATGCGTGCGCAGTTGACGGCGTCGATCGAGGGGCTGGCCGGGCTGTATGCGGACTTGCAGGAGCTGTCCCGGGGCCTGCATCCGGCCATTCTGTCCAAGGGCGGGCTCGCCCCGGCGATCAAGACGTTGGCGCGCCGGTCCCCCGTCCCGGTCGAACTCGATCTGCGGGTGACGGGGCGCCTACCCGAGTCGGTCGAGGTGGCCGCGTACTACGTGGTGGCCGAATCCCTCACGAACGCGGCCAAGTACGCGAACGCCGAGGCGGTCACGGTGTGTGTGGTCGCCGATGACACCACCCTGCGGCTGTCGGTGAGCGACGATGGGGCCGGTGGTGCGGTGGCGGGCGCCGGGTCGGGTCTGGTGGGTCTGCGCGACCGAGTGGAGGCGCTGTCCGGTGAGTTCGGCGTGGTCAGCCCTGTCGGCACGGGTACCACGGTCACCGCGAGGATCCCGCTCAGCGCTTGA
- the uca gene encoding urea carboxylase, translated as MSSDAGTVLIANRGEIAVRLIRAARALDLRTVAVFSDADRAAPHVRMADTAVRLGPPAPSESYLRVDAILDAAHATGAGMIHPGYGFLSEDAEFAAAVQHCGLVFVGPTPEQLRVFGAKHTARAAAVAAGVPVFAGSGLLDDATAALAAASDIGYPVMLKATGGGGGIGMQVCRDPAELRAAYDAVSRLAGRSFAAAGVFVERYVADARHVEVQIFGDGTGRVVSLGDRDCSLQRRNQKVIEEAPAPGLPDELRAQLHSSSRALAAAVSYRSAGTVEFIYDPRSKQASFLEVNARLQVEHPVTEAVTGIDLAAWMFRLARGERDLLDGQPAAIPTSGHAVEARIYAEDPSREYRPSTGTLTAVAFPAQAGIRVDTWVEQGTEVSASYDPLLAKVIGTAPDRAAALDALDAALADTVLHGIEVNIGTVRAALGHDDVRAARHTTATLAAVADPRPRITVERPGLLTTVQDLPGRVGRWDVGVPPSGPMDDLSFRLGNRALGNPDGAPGLECTATGPALRFTRPTTVCVTGAHCLVTIDGVPAPMWEPVEVPADGLLDIGAAEVAGLRTYVLFAGGLDIPHYLGSASTFTLGRFGGHGGRQLVTGDVVRVVPPAGAVPSAPVPAELRPAMPSDWELAVTEGPHAAPEFFTRTDIDTLYSARYRVHFNSARTGVRLEGPTPQWARGDGGEAGLHPSNIHDTAYSVGALDFTGDTPILLGPDGPSLGGFVCPVTVIAAQRWKLGQLRPGDTVRFVPIRAQDAPSRTDIGVNRGATGPVARTGGDRDDGILDRRAPGDAPAVVYRRSGDDNVLVEYGEMVLDLGLRARVHALHGRLADAVRDGSVTGIVDLTPGIRSLQVHVDPDILPVTRLLGLLRELEDDLPALSDLVVPSRSVRLPLSWDDPATREAIERYTSGVRDDAPWCPSNIEFIRRVNGLASQAEVMDIVFAAEYLTLGLGDVYLGAPVATPLDPRHRLVTTKYNPARTWTAENSVGIGGAYLCIYGMEGPGGYQFVGRTTQVWRRYPRDADENPWLLRFFDRISWYPVSPDELLDLRADIAAGRGTVDITPGTFSLAEHERFLAEHAEDIQRFQSVQTAAFAAERAAWAAAGEFDRAERAQSRATTTAEDLVLDDAAHRVDAPFSSSVWKVDVAVGERVVAGQALVALEAMKMETVLTAPSDGVVTHVLVEAGHQVEPGTPLVVVGQL; from the coding sequence GTGAGCAGCGACGCCGGCACGGTTCTGATTGCCAACCGGGGTGAGATTGCCGTCCGGTTGATCCGCGCCGCCCGCGCGCTGGATCTGCGGACCGTCGCGGTGTTCTCCGACGCCGATCGCGCGGCACCGCACGTGCGGATGGCGGATACGGCGGTCCGGCTGGGCCCGCCGGCTCCGTCGGAAAGCTACCTGCGGGTGGACGCGATCCTCGATGCCGCGCACGCCACCGGCGCCGGGATGATCCACCCCGGCTACGGATTCCTTTCCGAGGACGCCGAATTCGCCGCCGCGGTGCAACATTGCGGGTTGGTGTTCGTCGGCCCGACACCCGAACAGCTGCGGGTGTTCGGGGCCAAGCACACCGCTCGGGCGGCCGCGGTGGCCGCGGGTGTCCCGGTATTCGCCGGGTCGGGACTGCTCGACGATGCCACCGCGGCGCTTGCCGCCGCTTCCGATATCGGCTACCCGGTGATGCTCAAGGCCACCGGTGGTGGCGGCGGTATCGGCATGCAGGTGTGCCGGGACCCGGCCGAACTGCGCGCCGCCTACGACGCGGTGTCGCGCCTGGCCGGGCGCAGCTTCGCCGCGGCCGGCGTGTTCGTCGAGCGGTACGTCGCCGACGCCCGTCACGTCGAGGTGCAGATCTTCGGCGACGGGACCGGGCGGGTGGTGTCCCTCGGTGACCGGGACTGCTCCCTGCAGCGGCGCAACCAGAAGGTGATCGAGGAGGCGCCGGCCCCGGGACTGCCCGACGAGCTACGGGCCCAATTGCATTCGTCGTCGCGGGCACTCGCCGCGGCGGTGTCCTATCGATCCGCCGGCACCGTGGAGTTCATCTACGACCCCCGCAGCAAGCAAGCATCCTTCCTGGAAGTCAACGCCCGCCTCCAGGTCGAACACCCCGTCACCGAGGCGGTCACCGGAATCGACCTGGCCGCGTGGATGTTCCGGCTGGCCCGCGGTGAACGCGACCTGCTGGACGGTCAACCGGCCGCGATCCCGACGTCCGGCCACGCCGTCGAAGCCCGTATCTACGCCGAGGATCCCTCCCGGGAGTACCGCCCGAGCACCGGAACCCTCACCGCGGTGGCCTTTCCCGCCCAGGCCGGGATCAGGGTGGACACCTGGGTGGAGCAGGGCACCGAGGTGTCGGCCTCCTACGATCCCTTGCTGGCGAAGGTGATCGGCACCGCGCCCGACCGCGCGGCGGCCCTCGACGCCCTCGACGCCGCCCTAGCCGACACCGTGCTGCACGGTATCGAGGTCAACATCGGCACCGTGCGTGCCGCGCTCGGGCACGACGACGTGCGGGCGGCCCGGCACACCACGGCAACACTGGCGGCCGTGGCGGATCCACGCCCGCGGATCACGGTCGAACGGCCGGGACTGCTCACCACCGTGCAGGACCTGCCCGGGCGGGTGGGGCGGTGGGATGTCGGCGTCCCACCCAGCGGTCCGATGGACGACTTGTCCTTCCGGCTCGGCAACCGAGCCCTCGGAAACCCCGACGGGGCACCCGGATTGGAGTGCACCGCAACCGGTCCCGCGCTGCGCTTCACCCGGCCGACGACGGTGTGTGTCACCGGGGCGCACTGTCTGGTCACCATCGACGGGGTGCCGGCCCCGATGTGGGAACCCGTCGAGGTCCCGGCCGACGGGCTGCTCGACATCGGCGCGGCCGAGGTTGCGGGACTGCGCACCTACGTGCTGTTCGCCGGTGGGCTGGACATCCCGCACTACCTCGGCAGTGCGTCGACCTTCACCCTGGGGCGCTTCGGCGGCCACGGCGGACGTCAGCTCGTCACCGGTGACGTGGTGCGTGTCGTCCCGCCGGCCGGCGCCGTGCCGTCCGCGCCGGTGCCGGCCGAACTGCGTCCCGCGATGCCCTCGGACTGGGAACTCGCGGTCACCGAAGGTCCGCACGCGGCACCGGAGTTCTTCACCCGCACCGATATCGACACCCTCTACTCGGCCCGCTACCGGGTGCATTTCAATTCCGCCCGGACCGGCGTGCGCCTGGAAGGGCCCACCCCGCAGTGGGCGCGCGGCGACGGCGGCGAGGCCGGGCTGCACCCGTCGAACATCCATGACACCGCCTACTCGGTCGGTGCACTGGATTTCACCGGTGACACCCCGATCCTGCTCGGCCCCGACGGTCCCAGCCTGGGCGGCTTTGTCTGCCCGGTGACGGTGATCGCGGCGCAGCGCTGGAAACTCGGGCAGCTGCGCCCGGGGGATACCGTGCGATTCGTGCCGATCCGGGCCCAAGATGCACCGTCGCGCACCGATATCGGCGTCAACCGCGGCGCCACCGGTCCGGTGGCCCGCACCGGTGGCGACCGTGACGACGGCATCCTTGACCGCCGTGCCCCGGGTGACGCGCCGGCAGTGGTGTACCGGCGCAGCGGCGATGACAACGTGCTCGTCGAGTACGGCGAGATGGTGCTCGATCTGGGCCTGCGGGCCCGTGTGCACGCCCTGCACGGGCGACTGGCAGACGCGGTGCGCGACGGATCGGTCACCGGAATCGTCGACCTGACCCCGGGAATCCGTTCCCTGCAGGTGCATGTCGATCCGGACATCCTGCCCGTCACCCGGCTGCTCGGGCTGCTGCGCGAGCTCGAGGACGACCTGCCCGCCCTGTCTGATCTGGTGGTGCCCAGCCGCTCGGTGCGGCTGCCGCTGAGCTGGGACGACCCCGCGACCCGCGAGGCGATCGAACGCTATACCTCCGGGGTGCGCGATGACGCGCCGTGGTGCCCGTCGAATATCGAGTTCATCCGCCGGGTCAACGGTCTGGCGTCCCAGGCCGAGGTGATGGACATCGTGTTCGCCGCCGAGTACCTCACCCTCGGCCTCGGTGACGTGTATCTCGGTGCGCCGGTGGCCACTCCGCTGGACCCGCGGCACCGGTTGGTGACCACCAAATACAATCCGGCCCGCACCTGGACGGCGGAGAACTCCGTGGGCATCGGCGGGGCCTACCTGTGCATCTACGGGATGGAGGGGCCGGGCGGCTATCAGTTCGTCGGCCGGACCACGCAGGTCTGGCGCCGCTATCCGCGTGATGCCGATGAAAATCCCTGGCTTCTCAGGTTTTTCGATCGCATCTCGTGGTACCCCGTCAGCCCGGACGAACTGCTGGATCTACGGGCCGATATCGCCGCGGGCCGCGGCACCGTCGACATCACACCGGGCACCTTCTCGCTGGCCGAGCATGAACGCTTCCTCGCCGAACACGCCGAGGACATCCAGCGGTTCCAGTCGGTGCAGACTGCGGCGTTCGCCGCCGAACGCGCCGCGTGGGCCGCGGCAGGCGAATTCGACCGGGCCGAGCGCGCCCAGTCGCGGGCCACGACGACCGCCGAGGACCTGGTGCTCGACGATGCGGCGCACCGGGTGGACGCACCGTTCTCCTCCAGTGTCTGGAAGGTCGATGTGGCGGTGGGGGAACGCGTCGTCGCGGGCCAGGCGCTGGTGGCGTTGGAGGCGATGAAGATGGAGACCGTGCTGACCGCACCGTCCGACGGGGTCGTCACTCATGTGTTGGTGGAGGCGGGCCATCAGGTGGAACCCGGGACACCGCTGGTGGTGGTCGGTCAGCTCTGA
- a CDS encoding response regulator encodes MRVVIADDDVLLREGLASLLQRSGFEVAGQAGDAETLLAAVREHGPDLVLTDIRMPPAHSTEGLDAARTIRAEFPDTGIVVLSAHIDVEHATELLAGGRAIGYLLKTRVTDVEDFVDTLNRVTAGASVIDPALVTELVSARRRNDPLAALSAREREVLSLMAEGLSNAGIGRRLWVTEGTVEKHVRSILTKLDLPETGDDHRRVRAVIVYLDSL; translated from the coding sequence ATACGAGTTGTCATCGCAGACGATGACGTGTTGCTGCGCGAGGGGCTCGCCAGTCTCTTGCAGCGGTCGGGTTTCGAGGTGGCCGGGCAGGCCGGCGACGCGGAAACGCTGCTCGCCGCGGTGCGTGAACACGGGCCCGACCTGGTGCTCACCGATATCCGGATGCCACCCGCGCACAGCACCGAGGGGCTCGACGCCGCGCGCACCATCCGCGCCGAATTCCCCGACACCGGGATCGTGGTGCTCTCGGCGCACATCGACGTCGAACACGCCACCGAGCTGCTCGCCGGTGGCCGCGCCATCGGCTATCTGCTCAAGACCCGTGTCACCGATGTCGAGGATTTCGTCGACACCCTGAACCGGGTGACCGCGGGGGCCTCAGTCATCGATCCGGCTCTGGTCACCGAGCTGGTGTCGGCCCGGCGACGCAATGATCCGCTGGCCGCCCTCAGCGCCCGCGAACGCGAGGTGCTGTCCCTGATGGCCGAGGGCCTGTCCAATGCGGGTATCGGCCGGCGGCTGTGGGTGACCGAGGGCACGGTGGAAAAGCACGTGCGCAGCATCCTGACCAAACTGGACCTGCCGGAGACCGGGGACGATCACCGGCGGGTGCGCGCGGTGATCGTCTACCTCGACTCGCTCTGA
- a CDS encoding NAD(P)-dependent alcohol dehydrogenase: MTTTVSAYAANEASGHLTKTTIERRAVGPHDVAFDIKFAGICHSDIHTVKAEWGTPNYPVVPGHEIAGIVTEVGSEVTKYKVGDHVGVGCFIDSCRECDNCKAGLQQYCTGEYGMHGTYNSTERDGSPTYGGYSTAIVVDENYVLGIPDSLPLDKAAPLLCAGITLFSPLRHWNAGPGKQVAVIGLGGLGHMGVKLAHAMGAHVTVLSQSLKKMEDGLRLGADEYYATSDPDTFTKLAGTFDLILNTVSANLGMGDYLGLLKVDGTLVELGIPEHPLEVPAFPLAGGRRSISGSMIGGIPETQEMLDFCAEHDVTPEIEVVDASYVNEAYERVLSSDVRYRFVIDASTI; this comes from the coding sequence ATGACCACCACCGTTTCCGCCTACGCCGCCAACGAGGCGTCCGGCCATCTGACCAAGACCACCATCGAGCGCCGCGCCGTCGGCCCGCACGATGTGGCCTTCGACATCAAGTTCGCGGGTATCTGTCACAGCGATATCCACACCGTGAAAGCCGAATGGGGCACCCCCAACTACCCGGTGGTACCGGGACACGAGATCGCCGGCATCGTCACCGAGGTCGGCTCCGAGGTCACCAAGTACAAGGTCGGCGATCACGTCGGCGTCGGCTGCTTCATCGACTCGTGCCGCGAATGCGACAACTGCAAGGCCGGTCTGCAGCAGTACTGCACCGGCGAGTACGGCATGCACGGCACCTACAACTCCACCGAGCGTGACGGCAGCCCCACCTACGGCGGCTACAGCACCGCCATCGTCGTCGATGAGAACTACGTCCTGGGCATCCCGGATTCGCTCCCGCTGGACAAGGCCGCTCCCCTGCTGTGCGCCGGCATCACCCTGTTCTCCCCGCTGCGGCACTGGAACGCGGGCCCGGGCAAGCAGGTGGCCGTGATCGGTCTGGGCGGCCTGGGTCACATGGGCGTCAAGTTGGCCCACGCCATGGGCGCGCACGTCACCGTGCTGAGCCAGTCGCTCAAGAAGATGGAAGACGGTCTGCGCCTGGGTGCCGACGAGTACTACGCCACCTCGGACCCGGACACCTTCACCAAGCTGGCCGGCACGTTCGACCTCATCCTCAACACCGTGTCGGCCAACCTGGGCATGGGCGACTACCTGGGCCTGCTCAAGGTGGACGGCACCCTCGTCGAGCTGGGCATCCCGGAGCACCCGCTGGAGGTTCCGGCGTTCCCGTTGGCCGGTGGACGTCGCAGCATCTCGGGATCGATGATCGGCGGCATCCCCGAGACCCAGGAGATGCTCGACTTCTGCGCCGAGCATGACGTCACCCCGGAGATCGAGGTCGTCGACGCGTCCTACGTCAACGAGGCCTACGAGCGGGTGCTGTCCTCCGACGTGCGCTACCGCTTCGTCATCGACGCGTCCACCATCTAG
- a CDS encoding response regulator has protein sequence MSGSHVVRALIVDDSAAFRDAATTMLAHGGITVVGTATDGAGALDASRALRPDVALVDVDLGADSGFDVAEQLTDVPVILISTHDEQDFAEMIATSSARGFLPKFALSPDAIRGLLVR, from the coding sequence ATGTCCGGTTCCCACGTCGTGCGCGCGTTGATCGTCGATGACAGCGCCGCCTTCCGCGATGCGGCGACCACGATGCTGGCTCACGGCGGAATCACCGTGGTCGGCACCGCCACCGACGGTGCCGGCGCACTCGACGCCAGCCGTGCACTGCGGCCCGATGTCGCACTGGTGGATGTGGACCTCGGCGCCGACAGCGGCTTCGACGTGGCCGAGCAACTCACCGACGTCCCGGTGATCCTCATCTCCACCCACGACGAGCAGGACTTCGCCGAGATGATCGCGACCAGTTCGGCCCGCGGGTTCCTGCCGAAGTTCGCGTTGTCGCCCGACGCGATCCGCGGCCTGCTGGTCCGCTGA
- a CDS encoding cupin domain-containing protein, producing the protein MTTSLSRSAHTLSLLDGEIVEENELGSMRRVTADNLPILNRLSIKRVVLNPGAMRTPHWHANANELTYCVSGTALVSVLDNYSEFSSFVITAGQMFHIDSGSLHHIENIGDEPAEFIIAFRNERPEDFGLGATFGAFTDAVLGNTYDLPSSDMATIRRDTSRTDHRLAARIGDPEIPSGAYFKDPHKFDIEGQPAGLTYAYGNARFARDQYWPALKDISMYSLRVAEDGMREPHWHPATAEMGYVQHGDARMTIMNPDGTLDTWNMTTGDMYFIPRAYPHHIENIGTDDWHFLIFFDQPFPADIGYRASASAYSREVLAATFNTHIDDLPNFPFTPGDPLIVRKSNPVD; encoded by the coding sequence ATGACCACATCACTGAGCCGCAGCGCGCACACCTTGTCTCTGCTCGACGGCGAGATCGTCGAAGAGAACGAGCTGGGCTCCATGCGCCGCGTCACCGCCGACAACCTGCCCATCCTGAACCGACTGTCCATCAAGCGGGTGGTGTTGAACCCGGGCGCCATGCGCACACCGCACTGGCACGCCAACGCCAATGAGCTGACCTACTGCGTGTCCGGTACGGCTCTGGTCTCGGTGCTCGACAACTACAGCGAGTTCTCCAGCTTCGTCATCACCGCGGGGCAGATGTTCCACATCGACTCCGGCTCGCTGCACCACATCGAAAACATCGGCGACGAGCCGGCCGAATTCATCATCGCCTTCCGCAACGAACGCCCCGAGGACTTCGGGCTCGGTGCAACGTTCGGCGCCTTCACCGATGCCGTGCTGGGCAACACCTATGACCTGCCGTCCTCCGATATGGCCACGATCCGGCGTGACACCTCGCGCACGGATCACAGACTCGCCGCCCGGATCGGCGATCCGGAGATTCCGTCCGGCGCCTACTTCAAAGATCCGCACAAGTTCGATATCGAGGGCCAGCCCGCCGGGTTGACCTACGCCTACGGCAACGCGCGATTCGCCCGGGACCAGTACTGGCCCGCGCTGAAGGACATCTCGATGTACTCGCTGCGGGTGGCCGAGGACGGGATGCGTGAACCGCACTGGCACCCCGCGACCGCCGAGATGGGCTATGTGCAGCACGGCGACGCGCGCATGACGATCATGAATCCCGATGGGACGCTGGACACCTGGAACATGACGACAGGGGACATGTACTTCATCCCGCGCGCCTACCCGCACCACATCGAGAACATCGGCACCGATGACTGGCACTTCCTGATCTTCTTCGACCAGCCGTTCCCCGCGGATATCGGCTACCGCGCCTCGGCGAGTGCGTATTCCCGGGAAGTGCTGGCCGCGACGTTCAACACCCACATCGACGACCTGCCGAATTTCCCGTTCACCCCAGGCGATCCGCTGATCGTCCGCAAGAGCAACCCCGTGGACTGA